From Clavelina lepadiformis chromosome 9, kaClaLepa1.1, whole genome shotgun sequence, the proteins below share one genomic window:
- the LOC143470670 gene encoding uncharacterized protein LOC143470670 yields MLSDVIKKDYLPFPVQHSTASEAPYEVIIRGDTLYLDDDVTWQGLKKLKILARRMIANNKKLTLKAPEVCQSVSGSTCEQLGKAAQATAGRNGRNGIPSTSVEIYVYSIDGNVELISQASNGARGEIGGDGVAGSIGRDATGVPADCSWRCKSRRGYNGGNGGDGSDGQKAGDSGKGGTAKKIILKRARVSGLFKVTKPIAVGGDKAANGDGASGGRGGIGGCGKRCEYSYSSMGNAQSKQCFKHTDCGLRGSTGSTGKHGRNGNDIYGQRNDGINGDDETNDVKTGSMKAWFSGEDDLLELIYRRAEFDFFLNRTDKALEIFDFLMSATDEGSSMHTKASTLKIALENGFDFYGNAKYCAPTKHWDYYSDTSRDLLVSGTAYENAFNTVKEKMDDVKQLSGALKLQMGTGYTDSTRELLSDLNVQTSRKGVYINALTKIEVMMRNQRQEINKLLSEAIVEKNKPKAFNVLDFFDGVTGFAGGFTGKNPWQTYDSAVKVSRV; encoded by the exons ATGCTGAGTGACGtcattaaaaa AGACTACTTGCCTTTCCCGGTCCAACACTCCACGGCAAGTGAAGCGCCCTATGAAGTAATAATTCGAGGTGATACACTCTACCTGGACGATGACGTCACTTGGCAAGGActcaaaaagctgaaaatctTGGCGCGGAGGATGATCgccaacaacaaaaagttgACCCTAAAA GCGCCGGAAGTATGTCAATCGGTTTCGGGTTCGACGTGCGAGCAACTTGGGAAAGCGGCACAGGCAACGGCCGGCAGAAATGGAAGGAACGGAATTCCAAGTACATCTGTTGAAATCTACGTTTATAGCATTGATGGCAATGTTGAACTCATAAGCCAG GCATCCAACGGAGCTAGGGGCGAAATAGGTGGAGATGGTGTTGCAGGAAGTATAGGTCGCGATGCTACCGGCGTCCCTGCTGACTGCTCGTGGCGCTGTAAATCTAGACGTG GTTACAACGGCGGTAATGGTGGAGATGGCAGTGATGGTCAAAAAGCAGGTGATTCAGGGAAAGGAGGAAccgcaaaaaaaataattctgaAAAGAGCAAGAGTTTCTGGTTTGTTTAAAGTGACGAAACCAATAGCTGTAGGAGGTGACAAGGCAGCCAACGGAGACGGAGCAAGCGGAGG GAGAGGTGGAATCGGTGGATGCGGCAAAAGGTGCGAATATAGTTACTCAAGTATGGGTAACGCCCAAAGTAAACAGTGCTTTAAACATACAGACTGTGGTCTTCGCGGATCAACTGGTAGTACTGGCAAGCATGGACGGAACGGAAACGATATATACGGACAGCGAAATGAC GGAATAAATGGCGATGATGAGACGAATGATGTTAAAACTGGAAGCATGAAAGCTTGGTTCTCTGGTGAAGATGATCTCTTAGAGCTCATTTATCGACGCGCtgagtttgatttttttttaaatcgcaCCGACAAAGcacttgaaatatttgactTTCTGATGTCAGCAACAGACGAAGGTTCTTCCATGCATACAAAG GCTTCCACGTTAAAGATTGCGCTGGAAAATGGATTTGATTTCTACGGTAACGCAAAATACTGCGCTCCTACCAAACACTGGGATTATTATTCTGACACAAGCAGAGATTTACTTGTCAGTGGCACCGCTTATGAAAATGCATTCAACACAGTTAAGGAAAAG ATGGACGATGTGAAGCAATTAAGCGGAGCTTTAAAGTTACAAATGGGCACCGGATATACAGATTCCACAAGGGAACTTCTTTCTGACTTAAACGTACAAACATCTAGAAAAGGTGTTTACATTAATGCCCTGACGAAAATTGAAGTAATGATGAGAAATCAACGACAGGAAATCAACAAGTTGCTCTCAGAAGCAATCGTGGAAAAG AACAAACCAAAAGCCTTTAACGTACTAGATTTTTTTGATGGGGTCACTGGTTTCGCCGGTGGCTTTACAGGAAAGAATCCTTGGCAAACATATGACAGCGCAGTAAAAGTAAGTCGAGTATAA
- the LOC143471186 gene encoding uncharacterized protein LOC143471186, with the protein MITDEPDCNAPTILDAQSILKSRIEFAFQSADVDYNNFSLPEMTNVDAVPIIMRSKLAKNKRKLFREFSCLLDTEDKSDTVANLQRVMEDFFGDADLRISLIDKIISIQIQIILINDRLTMIRQGQSDLVTVVDSSINNIPMSIKRTFTDYVFNLYQQQEDEIMHSLYDLAKASQFLSLWKFNAFDDYVNAFSDRPMVNNLGSLNGIFHLQSVKGKLESERKDFLDTLDTTAGEDSHTYTVVRIYNKTEQPAIFKNLEETGRFTITIDLEPNNIVSVGCDSCYNGRLVSMYVDLSGSAQPEDVPDDIYVKVAHMGNSYFLLPLSDGTKTSVYLQQEPQNIYGGNVMSFDRKDPVTSVNDDSLEDILHNPLGGHKFCTLQGDAKKFYGGQMCKSPYATYTVTVPKTPSLPCNVAKARGTSGTNCKDLDYSKFDKVRVYAYVRSFSSYPAPSMTSFIDS; encoded by the exons ATGATTACTGATGAACCGGATTGTAACGCTCCAACTATTTTGGACGCACAATCTATATTGAAATCAAG AATAGAATTCGCATTTCAATCGGCGGATGTTGACTACAACAACTTTAGCTTACCCGAAATGACCAATGTCGACGCTGTACCTATCATTATGCGAAGTAAACTTGCCAAAAACAAACGTAAACTCTTCCGGGAGTTTAGCTGTTTGCTTGACACCGAGGATAAAAGTGACACG GTTGCAAATTTACAAAGAGTGATGGAAGATTTTTTCGGAGACGCGGACTTGCGTATTTCCCTTATTGACAAAATAATCAGCATCCAAATTCAGATAATC CTAATCAACGACCGACTTACAATGATTCGTCAAGGACAGTCCGACTTAGTCACAGTTGTCGATTCATCGATCAATAACATACCGATGTCTATCAAAAGGACATTCACGGACTACGTTTTCaa CTTGTACCAACAGCAAGAGGATGAGATCATGCATTCTTTATACGATCTTGCCAAAGCTTCCCAGTTTTTGAGTCTGTGGAAGTTTAACGCTTTTGATGACTACGTGAATGCATTTTCAGACCGG CCAATGGTGAACAATCTTGGATCTTTGAACGGGATTTTTCATCTTCAATCAGTAAAAGGAAAACTGGAAAGTGAAAGAAAAGATTTTCTTGACACGCTGGATACAACGGCTGGCGAAGATTCTCACACCTACACGGTTGTGCGGATATACAATAAG ACAGAACAGCCGGCCATATTCAAGAACCTTGAGGAAACCGGAAGATTTACGATAACCATTGATCTAGAGCCCAATAACATTGTCAGCGTGGGTTGTGACTCTTGTTACAACGGTCGCCTAGTATCCATGTATGTCGACTTGAGTGGTTCTGCGCAACCAGAGGATGTTCCAGACGA CATCTACGTAAAAGTTGCTCACATGGGCAACTCGTACTTCTTGCTGCCGCTTTCAGACGGAACGAAGACGTCAGTTTATCTTCAACAAGAACCTCAAAATATTTACGGCGGCAACGTTATGTCTTTTGATAGAAAGGATCCGGTGACGTCTGTCAACGACGATTCATTGGAAGACATTTTGCATAACCCTTTG GGAGGGCATAAGTTTTGCACACTTCAAGGCGACGCCAAAAAATTCTACGGTGGTCAAATGTGTAAGAGTCCATACGCCACTTACACCGTCACAGTGCCTAAGACTCCCTCACTTCCGTGTAATGTAGCAAAGGCCAGAGGCACGTCAGGCACAAACTGCAAAGATCTCGATTATTCCAA ATTCGACAAAGTGCGAGTGTATGCTTACGTCCGATCATTCAGCAGCTACCCGGCTCCTAGTATGACGTCTTTCATAGACTCATAA